A stretch of the Anaeromyxobacter sp. genome encodes the following:
- a CDS encoding class I SAM-dependent methyltransferase, with protein MSRRAISVEDDARWVFNRLAADYAARPGYPDELVARLLRLAGGPGARVAELGAGTGLLALPLARSGARVHAVEPARAMLEVLEGTLRAGVGAGSVVPVHATAEATGLPAGAFDLVVLADALHWVSAEQAGREAARLLAPGGTLAVVAPRLARTPFLEALSARLAAANPKARPGPPPVARLLGAAGLGAPATERFQHQERLSPERLEQVLRSLSLVGPALGPAGLAALLADARALAEAHGGADWRRELELHWARRR; from the coding sequence GTGTCGCGCCGCGCCATCTCCGTCGAGGACGACGCCCGCTGGGTCTTCAACCGGCTGGCGGCCGACTACGCGGCTCGTCCGGGCTACCCGGACGAGCTGGTGGCCAGGCTGCTCCGGCTGGCAGGCGGCCCGGGCGCGCGGGTGGCCGAGCTGGGCGCGGGCACGGGGCTGCTGGCGCTCCCCCTGGCGCGGAGCGGGGCGCGGGTCCACGCCGTCGAGCCGGCCCGGGCGATGCTCGAGGTGCTGGAGGGGACCCTGCGCGCCGGGGTCGGGGCCGGGTCCGTCGTCCCCGTGCACGCCACGGCCGAGGCCACCGGCCTCCCGGCCGGCGCCTTCGACCTGGTGGTGCTGGCCGACGCGCTCCACTGGGTGAGCGCCGAGCAGGCGGGCCGGGAGGCGGCGCGGCTGCTGGCGCCGGGCGGGACCCTGGCGGTGGTGGCGCCCCGCCTGGCGCGCACGCCCTTCCTCGAAGCCCTCTCGGCGCGGCTGGCGGCCGCCAACCCGAAGGCGCGGCCGGGGCCGCCGCCCGTGGCGCGCCTGCTCGGTGCGGCCGGGCTCGGCGCGCCGGCCACGGAGCGGTTCCAGCACCAGGAGCGGCTCTCGCCGGAGCGGCTGGAGCAGGTGCTGCGCTCGCTGTCGCTGGTGGGCCCGGCGCTGGGGCCGGCCGGCCTGGCCGCCCTGCTGGCCGACGCCCGGGCGCTGGCCGAGGCCCACGGCGGCGCGGACTGGCGACGGGAGCTCGAGCTCCACTGGGCGCGGCGACGCTGA
- the maiA gene encoding maleylacetoacetate isomerase, which yields MTLRLYGYWRSSSAWRVRLGLALKGLPYQSVAVNLLAGEQDAPDHVARSPLHHVPVLEVLDGATPLRLVQSMAILEWLEEVHPAPPLLPGDPAGRARVRALAEHVNSGIQPYQNTAALTWLRERHPGTELAWVRHWIGRGLAGLEASVGERAGAFCHGDAPGLADCYLVPQLYAARRFQVDLAPFPRLRAVEAACAALPALQAAHPDRQPDAPPPEARTA from the coding sequence ATGACGCTCCGGCTCTACGGCTACTGGCGCTCCTCCTCCGCCTGGCGGGTGCGCCTCGGCCTGGCGCTCAAGGGGCTGCCCTACCAGTCGGTGGCGGTGAACCTGCTGGCCGGCGAGCAGGACGCGCCCGACCACGTGGCCCGCAGCCCCTTGCACCACGTGCCGGTGCTGGAGGTGCTGGACGGCGCCACCCCGCTCCGGCTGGTCCAGTCGATGGCCATCCTGGAGTGGCTCGAGGAGGTCCACCCGGCGCCGCCGCTCCTGCCCGGCGACCCGGCCGGCCGGGCCCGGGTCCGGGCGCTGGCCGAGCACGTCAACTCCGGCATCCAGCCCTACCAGAACACCGCGGCCCTGACGTGGCTCCGGGAGCGCCACCCCGGCACCGAGCTCGCCTGGGTGCGCCACTGGATCGGGCGCGGGCTGGCCGGCCTGGAGGCCTCGGTGGGCGAGCGCGCCGGCGCCTTCTGCCACGGCGACGCGCCGGGCCTGGCCGACTGCTACCTGGTGCCGCAGCTCTACGCGGCGCGCCGCTTCCAGGTGGACCTGGCCCCCTTCCCGCGGCTGCGCGCCGTGGAGGCCGCCTGCGCCGCCCTGCCGGCCCTCCAGGCCGCCCACCCGGACCGGCAGCCGGACGCCCCGCCGCCGGAGGCCAGGACCGCGTGA
- a CDS encoding B12-binding domain-containing radical SAM protein, protein MKIALISPEFPFSAKVPMVPPILEYLGALTLREAPGTTLSLHDANQRRVDPTTLDADLVGISVWTATAPWAYRFADACRAAGKKVVLGGIHATARPDEAARHADAVVTGEAESCWGEVLRDAAAGRLRPRYLGEQRPLDGLVRPIDAKLKGNYQFRAFFTMRGCPYACSFCSVHHFFGRTIRYRPVEEVVAEVEALAGRVWFNGDDNIWGADVDRAVQLFDTLAARTPRPWYGFGDLRSVQGPQGERLLRAARRSGLFSVWAGWESDTPAALEAFGASGKQGRDREEAVRRMQGHGLEVVLFVVLGGREDDFDAYRRTLDLADRLRVGVHPVLLTPLPGTALWDAYQPHLLPGLGWDAFTGVRATFHHPDPRMTTTERERQFHEVCREIYRPRRMLRRLGAIHRSGFPVSHGLSLMSQLPMRHALGKARKEWLAAQPPAGQPLPGPAPALAAAAVVGARRRPEPRRFARTARRLHLAATGAWTSSLAGASAALVAAEEPALLGSALLLEHAGEFLAGTGWVAASLAATTGAWRARRLLARPRLAPRALPLGRAAAIGFTFAAALAWQVAVTW, encoded by the coding sequence ATGAAGATCGCCCTCATCTCGCCCGAGTTCCCCTTCTCGGCCAAGGTGCCGATGGTCCCGCCCATCCTCGAGTACCTGGGCGCGCTCACGCTGCGCGAGGCCCCGGGGACGACGCTGTCCCTGCACGACGCCAACCAGCGCCGGGTGGACCCCACCACCCTCGACGCCGACCTGGTCGGGATCTCGGTCTGGACCGCCACCGCGCCGTGGGCCTACCGCTTCGCCGACGCCTGCCGCGCGGCCGGCAAGAAGGTGGTGCTCGGGGGGATCCACGCCACCGCCCGCCCGGACGAGGCCGCCAGGCACGCCGACGCGGTGGTGACGGGCGAGGCCGAGAGCTGCTGGGGCGAGGTGCTGCGCGACGCCGCGGCCGGCCGCCTCCGCCCGCGCTACCTGGGCGAGCAGCGCCCGCTCGACGGCCTGGTCCGGCCCATCGACGCGAAGCTGAAGGGCAACTACCAGTTCCGCGCCTTCTTCACGATGCGCGGCTGCCCGTACGCCTGCTCCTTCTGCAGCGTCCACCACTTCTTCGGCCGCACCATCCGGTACCGGCCGGTGGAGGAGGTGGTCGCCGAGGTGGAGGCCCTGGCCGGCAGGGTCTGGTTCAACGGCGACGACAACATCTGGGGCGCCGACGTCGACCGGGCCGTCCAGCTCTTCGACACGCTGGCGGCCCGCACGCCCCGCCCCTGGTACGGCTTCGGAGACCTGCGCAGCGTGCAGGGACCGCAGGGCGAGCGGCTGCTCCGGGCCGCGCGGCGGAGCGGCCTCTTCTCGGTCTGGGCGGGCTGGGAGAGCGACACCCCGGCCGCCCTGGAGGCCTTCGGGGCCTCGGGGAAGCAGGGGCGCGACCGCGAGGAGGCCGTGCGGCGCATGCAGGGGCACGGCCTCGAGGTGGTCCTCTTCGTGGTGCTCGGTGGCCGCGAGGACGACTTCGACGCCTACCGGCGCACGCTCGACCTGGCCGACCGGCTGCGGGTGGGCGTCCACCCGGTGCTGCTCACGCCGCTGCCCGGCACCGCGCTGTGGGACGCCTACCAGCCGCACCTCCTGCCCGGCCTGGGCTGGGACGCCTTCACGGGCGTGCGGGCCACCTTCCACCACCCCGACCCGCGCATGACGACCACCGAGCGGGAGCGCCAGTTCCACGAGGTGTGCCGGGAGATCTACCGCCCGCGGCGCATGCTGCGGCGGCTCGGGGCCATCCACCGGTCCGGCTTCCCGGTGTCGCACGGGCTCTCCCTGATGAGCCAGCTCCCGATGCGCCACGCGCTCGGCAAGGCGCGGAAGGAATGGCTCGCGGCGCAGCCCCCGGCCGGCCAGCCCCTGCCCGGGCCCGCTCCCGCGCTCGCGGCGGCGGCCGTTGTGGGAGCCAGGCGGCGACCAGAGCCCCGGCGCTTCGCCCGGACGGCGCGCCGGCTCCACCTGGCCGCGACCGGCGCCTGGACCTCCTCGCTGGCCGGCGCCTCGGCGGCCCTGGTGGCGGCGGAGGAGCCGGCCCTGCTCGGCTCGGCGCTCCTCCTCGAGCACGCCGGCGAGTTCCTGGCCGGCACCGGCTGGGTGGCCGCGTCCCTGGCCGCCACCACCGGGGCCTGGCGCGCCCGCCGGCTCCTGGCCAGGCCCAGGCTGGCGCCGCGCGCCCTCCCGCTCGGGAGGGCTGCGGCAATCGGCTTCACCTTCGCGGCCGCGCTGGCCTGGCAGGTGGCCGTCACCTGGTGA
- a CDS encoding VOC family protein translates to MSPLPSLGIVRLEALHYYVHDLARSRRFYTERLDFAEVAESGERLTREGRQRSALFRAGQVSVLCSAPEGEGGRAARWLRLHPDGVGSLIFEVEDAARAFALLEERGGTPTGELLDFTDPAGGALRTFAVTTPFGDTTFRFVERRGWRGPYPGLVAHPAPRGGANRFGFGAIDHVTSNFRTMKPALLWLEHVLGFEASWEVRFHTRDVADEAHRAREASRGSGLSSVVMRDPRSGVTFANNEPRRPAFRASQIHHFVEDQRGDGVQHAALTVGDIRAAVRGLRERGVEFMPTPGSYYDLLPARLAATGIGRLDEPLDELRALGVLVDGAAAGRYLLQVFLRDSAGLYQEPEAGPFFFEIIQRKGDQGFGAGNFRALFESIEREQPPGGRA, encoded by the coding sequence GTGAGCCCGCTCCCCTCCCTCGGCATCGTCCGCCTCGAGGCCCTGCACTACTACGTGCACGACCTGGCGCGGAGCCGGCGCTTCTACACCGAGCGGCTCGACTTCGCCGAGGTGGCGGAGAGCGGCGAGCGGCTCACCCGCGAGGGCCGGCAGCGCTCGGCCCTCTTCCGGGCCGGCCAGGTCTCCGTCCTCTGCTCGGCGCCCGAGGGCGAGGGCGGGCGGGCGGCCCGCTGGCTCCGCCTCCACCCGGACGGCGTGGGCTCGCTGATCTTCGAGGTGGAGGACGCCGCCCGCGCCTTCGCCCTGCTGGAGGAGCGCGGCGGCACCCCCACCGGCGAGCTGCTCGACTTCACCGACCCCGCCGGCGGCGCCCTGCGCACCTTCGCCGTCACCACCCCCTTCGGCGACACCACCTTCCGCTTCGTGGAGCGGCGCGGCTGGCGCGGCCCCTACCCCGGCCTGGTGGCCCACCCGGCCCCGCGCGGCGGCGCCAACCGCTTCGGCTTCGGGGCCATCGACCACGTCACCTCCAACTTCCGCACCATGAAGCCGGCCCTGCTCTGGCTGGAGCACGTGCTCGGCTTCGAGGCCTCCTGGGAGGTGCGGTTCCACACCCGGGACGTGGCCGACGAGGCCCACCGGGCCCGCGAGGCCAGCCGCGGCTCCGGCCTCTCCTCGGTGGTGATGCGCGACCCGCGCTCGGGCGTGACGTTCGCCAACAACGAGCCGCGCCGGCCGGCCTTCCGGGCCTCGCAGATCCACCACTTCGTGGAGGACCAGCGCGGCGACGGCGTGCAGCACGCCGCCCTCACGGTGGGCGACATCCGCGCCGCGGTGCGCGGCCTGCGGGAGCGCGGGGTGGAGTTCATGCCGACCCCGGGCAGCTACTACGACCTGCTGCCGGCGCGGCTGGCGGCCACCGGCATCGGGCGGCTCGACGAGCCGCTCGACGAGCTGCGGGCCCTGGGCGTGCTGGTGGACGGCGCCGCGGCCGGCCGCTACCTGCTGCAGGTCTTCCTGCGCGACTCGGCCGGCCTGTACCAGGAGCCCGAGGCCGGCCCCTTCTTCTTCGAGATCATCCAGCGCAAGGGCGACCAGGGGTTCGGCGCCGGGAACTTCCGCGCCCTCTTCGAGTCCATCGAGCGGGAGCAGCCGCCGGGGGGGCGCGCCTGA
- a CDS encoding GNAT family N-acetyltransferase — protein MTPAPVTQSGSPIPQSDVRVLASISEVPASAWDALSSHEPDLASPFVRHAFLEALERSGSAGPRAGWRPRHLVLYRGGALVAAAPAWLKDGSEGDFSRDWEWAGAASRAGVRYYPKLTLAVPATPATGRRLLVAGGEDRARLVPQLVEAALALAAAEQAGGLHVLFTPGDEALELEAAGLFRRVDFQYHWRNPGYAALEDFLARFPSKRRNALRRELRAPGEQGITIRTVRGAELARDPAGWAKDCFELHRASTDQMAWGMRWVNREFYERVLAGMADAVEVVEARREGRLVGMAFNLASPKVLYGRYWGNLEEHPFLHFNVALYHSIAECIGRGVLRFEGGAGGEHKLSRGFEPAETWSCHALTDPGLDRAVRRHVAAERKARLAGISGWRAAHDRLGG, from the coding sequence ATGACTCCGGCACCCGTGACGCAGTCCGGCAGCCCGATCCCGCAGAGCGACGTCCGCGTCCTCGCCTCCATCTCGGAGGTCCCGGCCTCCGCCTGGGACGCGCTCTCCTCCCATGAGCCGGACCTGGCCAGCCCCTTCGTCCGCCACGCCTTCCTGGAGGCCCTGGAGCGGAGCGGGTCGGCCGGGCCGCGGGCCGGCTGGCGGCCTCGCCACCTGGTCCTCTACCGGGGCGGGGCGCTGGTGGCGGCGGCGCCGGCCTGGCTCAAGGACGGCTCGGAGGGGGACTTCTCGCGAGACTGGGAGTGGGCCGGGGCCGCCTCGCGGGCCGGCGTCCGCTACTACCCGAAGCTCACGCTGGCGGTGCCCGCCACGCCCGCCACCGGGCGGCGCCTCCTGGTGGCCGGCGGCGAGGACCGGGCCCGGCTGGTGCCCCAGCTGGTGGAGGCGGCCCTGGCGCTGGCGGCCGCCGAGCAGGCCGGCGGCCTGCACGTGCTCTTCACCCCGGGTGACGAGGCGCTGGAGCTGGAGGCGGCCGGCCTGTTCCGCCGGGTGGACTTCCAGTACCACTGGCGCAACCCGGGGTACGCCGCCCTCGAGGACTTCCTGGCCCGCTTCCCCTCCAAGCGGCGCAACGCCCTGCGCCGTGAGCTGCGCGCCCCGGGGGAGCAGGGGATCACCATCCGCACGGTGCGCGGGGCGGAGCTGGCGCGCGACCCGGCCGGCTGGGCCAAGGACTGCTTCGAGCTGCACCGCGCCTCCACCGACCAGATGGCCTGGGGGATGCGCTGGGTGAACCGCGAGTTCTACGAGCGGGTGCTGGCGGGCATGGCCGACGCGGTGGAGGTGGTGGAGGCGCGGCGCGAGGGGCGGCTGGTGGGCATGGCCTTCAACCTGGCCTCGCCGAAGGTCCTCTACGGCCGCTACTGGGGCAACCTGGAGGAGCACCCCTTCCTGCACTTCAACGTGGCGCTCTACCACTCCATCGCCGAGTGCATCGGCCGCGGCGTCCTCCGGTTCGAGGGGGGCGCCGGGGGCGAGCACAAGCTCAGCCGCGGCTTCGAGCCGGCCGAGACCTGGAGCTGCCACGCGCTGACCGACCCCGGGCTGGACCGGGCGGTGCGCCGGCACGTGGCGGCCGAGCGCAAGGCGCGCCTGGCGGGCATCTCCGGGTGGCGGGCCGCACACGACCGGCTGGGCGGGTAG
- a CDS encoding homogentisate 1,2-dioxygenase — protein sequence MLERRQQGEVPRKHHLALRGPDGALRHEEATTRAGFDGPYTLAYHLHRPHPTRPAEAGLGWALPAPLPPGPLARRHYRTQDLPARGGPPVSARTPLLASADLTLGLCAPTVEDPVYVRNGDADELFFVLEGGGVLRSPLGDLAFGPDDYLAVPRGTLHRFIPGPGPQRWLWLELSNLHLPRQWRNEVGQLRMDAPYCHRDFRAVAWQPPRDEGIRRLVVKRGGAFHGFTLPQSPLDVVGWDGAVYPFAFPILAFQPRVGLVHLPPTWHGTFAADGALVCSFVPRPLDFHPEAVPCPYPHASVDVDEVLLYVRGQFTSRRGVGPGSLSHHPAGVLHGPHPGAYEGSLGARATDELAVMLDCTAPLRPCAAAADLEDAGYDESFSG from the coding sequence ATGCTGGAGCGCCGGCAGCAGGGCGAGGTCCCCAGGAAGCACCACCTGGCGCTGCGCGGCCCGGACGGCGCCCTGCGCCACGAGGAGGCCACCACCCGCGCCGGCTTCGACGGCCCCTACACGCTGGCCTACCACCTCCACCGCCCCCACCCGACCCGCCCGGCCGAGGCCGGGCTGGGCTGGGCGCTGCCGGCGCCGCTGCCGCCCGGCCCGCTGGCGCGCCGCCACTACCGGACCCAGGACCTGCCGGCCCGCGGCGGACCGCCGGTGTCGGCCCGCACCCCGCTCCTGGCCAGCGCCGACCTGACGCTGGGGCTCTGCGCGCCCACCGTCGAGGACCCGGTCTACGTCCGCAACGGCGACGCCGACGAGCTCTTCTTCGTGCTGGAGGGCGGCGGGGTGCTGCGCTCGCCGCTGGGCGACCTGGCCTTCGGGCCGGACGACTACCTGGCCGTGCCGCGCGGGACGCTGCACCGCTTCATCCCGGGGCCGGGGCCGCAGCGCTGGCTCTGGCTGGAGCTGTCGAACCTCCACCTGCCGCGCCAGTGGCGCAACGAGGTGGGGCAGCTGCGCATGGACGCCCCGTACTGCCACCGCGACTTCCGGGCGGTGGCCTGGCAGCCGCCGCGCGACGAGGGGATCCGCCGGCTGGTGGTGAAGCGGGGCGGCGCCTTCCACGGCTTCACCCTGCCGCAGTCGCCGCTCGACGTGGTGGGCTGGGACGGGGCGGTCTACCCCTTCGCCTTCCCCATCCTGGCCTTCCAGCCGCGGGTCGGCCTGGTCCACCTGCCGCCCACCTGGCACGGCACCTTCGCCGCCGACGGGGCGCTGGTCTGCTCCTTCGTGCCGCGGCCGCTGGACTTCCACCCCGAGGCCGTCCCCTGCCCCTACCCGCACGCCAGCGTCGACGTGGACGAGGTGCTCCTCTACGTGCGCGGCCAGTTCACCAGCCGGCGCGGGGTGGGGCCCGGCTCGCTGAGCCACCACCCGGCGGGGGTGCTGCACGGGCCGCACCCGGGGGCCTACGAGGGGTCGCTCGGGGCGCGCGCCACCGACGAGCTGGCGGTCATGCTCGACTGCACCGCGCCGCTCCGGCCCTGCGCCGCGGCGGCGGACCTGGAGGACGCCGGCTACGACGAGAGCTTCTCGGGCTGA
- a CDS encoding fumarylacetoacetate hydrolase family protein, translating into MRLATLDDGTRDGRLVVVRRDGQAWADAAGVARTLQAALDGWDELAPRLQVLASDLDAGRVEARPLEPRTVRAPLPRAYEWIDGSAYLNHVRLVRRARQAEPPPTLTTDPLVYQGGSGVLLGPTDPIPLGDPAWGLDFEGEVCVITGDVPMGASPAAALGQVRLLCLANDVSLRHLIPAELAKGFGFFQSKPATAFSPFALTPDELGPAWRDGRAHLRLTVRLDGAVVGDLETGPEMHFSFGDLLAHATRTRALCAGTILGSGTVSNQDPARGVSCLAERRVREQLEHGAPRTPFLAAGARVEVEARDQSGRNLFGTIDQRVTA; encoded by the coding sequence ATGCGGCTCGCGACCCTCGACGACGGCACCCGCGACGGCCGCCTGGTGGTGGTCCGCCGGGACGGCCAGGCCTGGGCCGACGCGGCGGGCGTGGCGCGGACCCTCCAGGCCGCGCTCGATGGGTGGGACGAGCTCGCGCCGAGGCTGCAGGTCCTGGCCTCGGACCTCGACGCCGGGCGGGTCGAGGCGCGGCCGCTCGAGCCGCGGACCGTCCGCGCCCCGCTGCCGCGCGCCTACGAGTGGATCGACGGCTCGGCCTACCTGAACCACGTCCGCCTGGTCCGCCGGGCCCGCCAGGCGGAGCCGCCCCCCACCCTGACCACCGACCCGCTGGTCTACCAGGGCGGCTCCGGCGTGCTGCTCGGCCCGACCGATCCCATCCCGCTCGGCGACCCGGCCTGGGGGCTCGACTTCGAGGGGGAGGTCTGCGTGATCACCGGCGACGTGCCCATGGGCGCCTCGCCCGCCGCCGCCCTCGGCCAGGTGCGGCTCCTCTGCCTGGCCAACGACGTCTCGCTGCGCCACCTCATCCCCGCCGAGCTGGCCAAGGGGTTCGGCTTCTTCCAGTCGAAGCCGGCCACCGCCTTCTCCCCCTTCGCGCTGACCCCCGACGAGCTCGGCCCCGCCTGGCGCGACGGGCGGGCCCACCTGCGCCTCACGGTGCGCCTCGACGGCGCGGTGGTGGGCGACCTCGAGACCGGCCCCGAGATGCACTTCTCCTTCGGCGACCTGCTGGCCCACGCCACGCGCACCCGCGCCCTCTGCGCCGGCACCATCCTCGGCTCGGGCACCGTCTCCAACCAGGATCCGGCCCGCGGCGTCTCCTGCCTGGCCGAGCGGCGGGTGCGCGAGCAGCTCGAGCACGGCGCCCCGCGCACGCCCTTCCTGGCGGCCGGCGCCCGGGTGGAGGTGGAGGCGCGCGACCAGTCCGGGCGCAACCTCTTCGGCACCATCGACCAGCGGGTGACGGCATGA